From a single Struthio camelus isolate bStrCam1 chromosome 31, bStrCam1.hap1, whole genome shotgun sequence genomic region:
- the ADGRL1 gene encoding adhesion G protein-coupled receptor L1: MARPAPALRSLLVTAVLVTSATQGLSRAGLPFGLVRRELACEGYPIELRCPGSDVVMVENANYGRTDDKICDADPFQMENVQCYLPEAFKIMAQRCNNRTQCVVVAGSDAFPDPCPGTYKYLEVQYDCVPYKVEQKVFVCPGTLQRIGEATSTHESEHQAGAWCKDPLQAGDRIYVMPWVPYRTDTLTEYASWADYVGARHTTTYRLPNRVDGTGFVVYDGAVFYNKERTRNVVKYDLRTRIKSGETVVGAANYHDTSPYRWGGKSDIDLAVDEEGLWVIYATEGNGGRLVVSQLNPYTLRFEGTWDTAYDKRAASNAFMACGVLYVVRSVYADDDSEAAGNRVAYAFNTRANREEPAGLPFPNPYQYVSSVAYNPRDNQLYVWNNYFVVRYGLEFGPPDPGAGPATTAAPSAAAARPTAARSSAAPGPSPTARRGPLTPPPPPPPPAQGAPPRLCEAREVRRVQWPAAQQGVVVERPCPKGTRGIASFQCLLGLGVWNPRGPDLSNCTSPWVNQVAQKIKSGENAANIASELARHTRGPIYAGDVSSSVRLLEQLLDILDAQLQALRPVERESAGKNYNKMHKRERTCKDYIKAVVEAVDNLLRPEALESWRDMNGSEQAHTATMLLDVLEEGAFLLADNVKEPARFLAARQNVVLEVTVLNTEGQVQELVFPQEFGSESFIQLSANTLKQNSRNGVVKVVFILYNNLGMFLSTENATVRLGGDVGARSPSLVVNSQVIAASINKESSRVFLMDPVVFTLPHLEAKNHFNANCSFWNYSERSMTGHWSTQGCRLLDTNATHTSCACSHLTNFAVLMAHRESYQGRLNELLLSVISWVGIVVALVCLGICISTFCCLRGLPSDRTTIHKNLCISLFLAELVFLVGIDKTQYQVACPIFAGLLHYFFLASFSWLCLEGVHLYLLLLEVFESDLSRRKYYYAGGYFFPAVVVGIAAAVDHRSYGTDQACWLRVDNYFIWSFIGPVAFVILVNLVFLLVTLHKMIRSSAALKPDSSRLDSIKSWALGAIALLLLLGLTWAFGLLFVTRESVLTASLFTACNALQGTFIFVFHCALQKKVHRELSKCLRHASCCLRSPPGTTLGSLKTSAIRTNTRYYTGTQSRIRRMWNDTVRKQTESSFMAGDLNSTPTLNRGTMGNHLLTNPVLQTRGGTSPYNTLIAESVGFNPNSPPAFNSPGSFRETKHPLSGTRDAAAGAALDPLPLNGNFNNSYSLRGAEGEGGPAARGAEGRRALPDAAAFEKMIISELVHNNLRAAAAAASHGGPPPPPPPPLPPAPPGEPPPGVPELGLLYQELARAQAGLGPGGGGPPLPPPPPPPPPPPPPPPPPPPPSPPRDSRYAALAAAAAAPPPPRDSVYPDSSPEGPAEAPPYFGGPPTRAAVPPLPAYCCPGRRPSREVFGGVEGPGGAEPDGQMQLVTSL, from the exons tcTTCGTGTGCCCGGGCACGCTACAGCGCATCGGCGAGGCCACCTCGACCCACGAGTCGGAGCACCAGGCGGGTGCCTGGTGCAAGGACCCGCTGCAGGCGGGCGACCGCATCTACGTCATGCCCTGGGTGCCGTACCGCACCGACACGCTCACCGAGTACGCCTCGTGGGCCGACTACGTGGGCGCCCGCCACACCACCACCTACCGCCTGCCCAACCGCGTCGACGGCACGGGCTTCGTGGTCTACGACGGCGCCGTCTTCTACAACAAGGAGCGCACGCGCAACGTGGTCAAGTACGACCTGCGCACCCGCATCAAGAGCGGCGAGACGGTGGTGGGCGCCGCCAACTACCACGACACGTCGCCCTACCGCTGGGGCGGCAAGAGCGACATCGACCTGGCGGTGGACGAGGAAGGCCTGTGGGTCATCTACGCCACCGAGGGCAACGGCGGGCGCTTGGTGGTGAGCCAGCTCAACCCCTACACGCTGCGCTTCGAGGGCACCTGGGACACGGCCTACGACAAGCGGGCCGCCTCCAACGCCTTCATGGCGTGCGGCGTGCTCTACGTGGTGCGCAGCGTCTACGCCGACGACGACAGCGAGGCGGCCGGCAACCGCGTGGCCTACGCCTTCAACACGCGGGCCAACCGCGAGGAGCCCGCCGGGCTGCCCTTCCCCAACCCCTACCAGTACGTCTCGTCGGTGGCCTACAACCCGCGCGACAACCAGCTCTACGTGTGGAACAACTACTTCGTGGTGCGCTACGGCCTCGAGTTCGGGCCGCCCGATCCCGGCGCCG GCCCGGCGACGACGGCGgcgcccagcgcggcggcggcgcggcccacGGCGGCTCGGAGCTCGGCGGCGCCcgggcccagccccacggctcgccggggcccgctgacg cccccgccgccgccgccgcccccggcgcaggGCGCCCCCCCGCGGCTGTGCGAGGCGCGCGAGGTGCGGCGCGTGCAGTGGCCGGCGGCGCAGCAGGGCGTCGTGGTGGAGCGGCCCTGCCCCAAGGGCACCCGCG gcATCGCCTCCTTCCAGTGCCTGCTGGGCCTGGGCGTGTGGAACCCGCGCGGCCCCGACCTCAGCAACTGCACCAGCCCCTGGGTCAACCAGGTGGCCCAGAAG atcaAGAGCGGGGAGAACGCGGCAAACATCGCCAGCGAGCTGGCGCGGCACACGCGGGGGCCCATCTACGCCGGCGACGTCAGCTCCTCCGTGCGCCTCCTCGAGCAGCTTCTCGACATCCTGGACGCCCAGCTGCAGGCGCTGCGGCCCGTCGAGCGCGAGTCCGCCGGCAAGAACTACAACAAG ATGCACAAGCGGGAGCGGACGTGCAAGGATTACATCAAG GCGGTGGTGGAGGCGGTGGATAACCTGCTGCGCCCGGAGGCGCTGGAGTCGTGGCGCGACATGAACGGCTCGGAGCAGGCGCACACGGCCACCATGCTGCTCGACGTGCTCGAGGAAGGCGCCTTCCTCCTGGCCGACAACGTCAAGGAGCCCGCCCGCTTCCTCGCCGCCCGCCAGAACGTCG TGCTGGAGGTGACGGTGCTGAACACAGAGGGGCAGGTCCAGGAGTTGGTGTTCCCCCAGGAGTTCGGGAGTGAGAGCTTCATCCAGCTCTCGGCCAACACTCTCAAGCAGAATAGCCGAAACG GGGTGGTCAAGGTCGTCTTCATCTTGTACAACAACCTGGGGATGTTCCTGTCGACGGAGAACGCGACGGTGCggctggggggggacgtgggCGCCCGCAGCCCCTCGCTCGTCGTCAACTCCCAGGTCATCGCCGCCTCCATCAACAAGGAGTCCAGCCGGGTCTTCCTCATGGACCCTGTGGTCTTCACCCTGCCCCACCTCGAG GCCAAGAACCACTTCAACGCCAACTGCTCCTTCTGGAACTACTCGGAGCGCTCCATGACGGGGCACTGGTCGACGCAGGGCTGCCGCCTGCTCGACACCAACGCCACCCACACGTCCTGCGCCTGCAGCCACCTCACCAACTTTGCCGTGCTCATGGCCCACCGCGAGAGC TACCAGGGCCGGCTGAACGAGCTGCTGCTGTCGGTGATCTCGTGGGTGGGCATCGTGGTGGCCCTGGTGTGCCTGGGCATCTGCATCTCCACCTTCTGCTGCCTGCGCGGGCTGCCCTCCGATCGCACCACCATCCACAAGAACCTCTGCATCAGCCTCTTCCTCGCTGAGCTCGTCTTCCTCGTCGGCATCGACAAGACACAGTACCAG GTGGCCTGCCCCATCTTCGCGGGGCTGCTGCACTACTTCTTCCTGGCGTCCTTCTCGTGGCTGTGCCTCGAGGGCGTCCACCTCTACCTGCTGCTGCTCGAGGTCTTCGAGAGCGACCTGTCGCGCCGCAAGTACTACTACGCCGGCGGCTACTTTTTCCCCGCCGTGGTGGTGGGCATCGCCGCCGCTGTCGACCACCGCAGCTACGGCACCGACCAGGC CTGCTGGCTCCGGGTGGACAATTATTTCATCTGGAGCTTCATTGGCCCAGTGGCCTTTGTCATCCTG GTGAACCTGGTGTTCCTGCTGGTGACGCTGCACAAGATGATCCGCAGCTCGGCCGCCCTCAAGCCCGACTCCAGCCGCCTCGACAGCATCAA GTCGTGGGCGCTGGGGGCCatcgcgctgctgctgctgctggggctgacgTGGGCCTTCGGCCTCCTCTTCGTCACGCGGGAGTCAGTGCTCACCGCCtcgctcttcaccgcctgcaaCGCCCTGCAGGGCACCTTCATCTTCGTCTTCCACTGCGCTCTCCAGAAGAAG gtgcACCGGGAGCTCAGCAAATGCCTGCGGCACGCGTCGTGCTGCCTGCGCAGCCCCCCCGGCACCACCCTGGGCTCCCTCAAGACCTCCGCCATCCGCACCAACACCCGCTACTACACCGGCACCCAG AGCCGGATCCGGAGGATGTGGAACGACACCGTGCGGAAGCAGACAGAGTCCAGCTTCATGGCGGGGGACCTGAACAGCACCCCCACCCTCAACCGAG GGACCATGGGCAACCACTTGCTGACCAACCCGGTGCTGCAGACCCGGGGGGGCACCAGCCCCTACAACACCCTCATCGCTGAGTCCGTGGGCTTCAACCCCAACTCGCCCCCTGCCTTCAACTCGCCAG GGAGCTTCCGCGAGACCA aGCACCCGCTGAGCGGCACCCGCgacgccgccgccggggctgcgctggaCCCGCTGCCGCTCAACGGCAACTTCAACAACAGCTACTCGCTGCGGGGGGCCGAGGGCgagggggggccggcggcgcggggcgccgagggccgccgggccctgcccgacgccgCCGCCTTCGAGAAGATGATCATCTCCGAGCTGGTGCACAACaacctgcgcgccgccgccgccgccgcctcgcacggggggccgccgccgcccccgccgccgccgctgccgccggccccccccggcgaGCCCCCTCCCGGCGTGCCCGAGCTGGGACTGCTCTACCAGGAGCTGGCGCGGGCGCAAGCGGGCTTGGGGCCCGGAGGTGGGGGGCcacccctgccgccccccccgccgccgccgccgccgccccccccgccgccgccgcccccgccgccgccgtcaccccCCCGGGACTCGCGTTACGCCGCcctggctgccgccgccgccgcccccccgccgccccgggactCGGTTTACCCGGACAGCAGCCCCGAAGGGCCCGCCGAGGCGCCCCCGTATTTCGgcggccccccgacccgcgccgccgtccccccGCTCCCGGCGTATTGCTGCCCCGGGCGGCGGCCCAGCCGCGAGGTTTTCGGGGGGGtcgaggggccggggggggccgagcCCGACGGGCAGATGCAGCTCGTCACCAGCCTCTGa